The region GATGACGGTCTCGTTGTAGGGGATCCGTAGCGGCCGGTCGTCCGCCCAGTCGTAGTACGGGTCGATCACCACGGACTTCATGGTGTGCGGCGCGGAGTCCTCGTCGTTGAAGGAGTCCGGGTCCCCGAAGTTGTAGGAGAACAGGGCCTGGCCCCATTCGATCCGGCCGTCGATGGCCTTCGCGTAGGGGTCGAGCAGCAGCTTGGAGGGGTTGCAGCGCAGCCCGGCGGCCGGCTCGTAGGGCCCGTGCACGCGGTAGCCGTAGCGCTGCCCGGGACGGACCCGGGGCATGTAGCCGTGCCAGACCAGGCCGTTGCGCTCCGGGAGGTCGAGGCGGGTCTCGGTGCCGTCGGAGTCGAAGAGGCAGAGCTCGATGCGCTCGGCGACCTCGGAGAAGATCGCGAAGTTGGTGCCACCCCCGTCGAACCTGGATCCCAGCGGGTAGGGCGAGCCGGGCCAGATGTGCACACGACCTCCTGATCACACGAACGGGGGCCTGTAGTTCTATCCCGTCCGCGTGCCCGGCGCGACCGCTGCGGGTGGAAAGGGTGATCGGCACGTGGGAGAGGATCCCGCGGCGCCGGCCCCGCGTGCCGATCACGGCAGGTCAGACGACCTCGTTGAGCTTCCCGGTGGCGACGTCGAAGACGAACCCGCGGATGCTGTCGGTCTTCGGGACGAACGGGTTCGCCCTGATCCGGGCGATCGACTGCCGGACGTCCGCGTCGAGGTCCGGGAAGGACTCTGCGGCCCACCCCGGCTTGATGCCGGTCTCGTCCTGGATCGACTTCTTGAACTCGTCGTCGGTGAAGGTCAGCATCCCGCAGTCCGTGTGGTGGATCAGGATGATCTCCTCGGTGCCGAGGAGGCGCTGGCTGATGGCGAGGGAGCGGATCTCGTCGTCCGTGACGACGCCACCGGCGTTGCGGATGACATGCGCCTCGCCCTCGGCGAGGCCGAGGATGCCGTAGACGTTGAGGCGCGCGTCCATGCAGGCGACGACGGCGACGTGCTTCGAGGGCGGCAGCGGGAGCGGACCGGCGAAGGTCTCGGTGTAGCGGGCGTTGTTGGCGAGCAGTTCGTCCGTGACGGACATGGGTGTCTCCAGGATCGCGCGAAAGGGATCGCGGGCTCGTGCCCGCGAGGGGACACGACTGCGGCCGCGCGGCGACCCGGTGGAGGGGTCGCGCTACGCGGCCCGGAGACAGAACTCGTCGAACTCGAACACGCGGCGGCTCGGCCAGAAGAACTCGAGCCGCATGCGGATCACGCCATGAGTCAAGCGCACGGGCCGAACGACGGGCAAGTCGGACCGATCAGCGGTCTCGGCCACATCCCGCGAAACCGGCATCGACGGATCCGGTCGGCCCGGCATCAGGGTGCCGTGGCCGCCCGCACCAGCGTGGCGGCCACGGCTTTCGCCGCGTCCTCCGCGCTCGGGTCCCGGTCCAGCCACGCCCCGATACCGGCGCCGTCGTAGAGCAGGACGAGTTGCCGGGCGAGCGCCTTCGGGTCCTTCGCGCCCGCCTCCACGGCGAGGTCGTGGAACAGCTCGTGCACCCAGGTCCGGTACGTGCCGGACTCCTCCTCGACGGCCCCGCCGGGCCGCGCCTCCGCGCTGGCGCTCACGAAGGCGCAGCCCCGGAAGGCAGGGTCGGTGAAGCTCAGGCCCTGGACCTCGAAGACGCCGACCAGCCGCTCCGCCGGGGTGGCGTAGCGTGCCGCGAGCTCGCGGGTCATGCGCTCACGGGTCGCCGCGTGCCGGGCCTGGAGATAGGCCCTGACCAGCTCGTCCTTGCTGCCGAAGGCGTTGTAGAGGGTCGCCTTGGCCACGCCCGCCTTCTCGATGACCCGGTCGATCCCGACGGAGGTGACGCCCTCGGCGTAGAACAGCTCGCTCGCGGCGGCGAGCAGCCGCTCCCGGGCCGAAGCCCTGCTCGGCCTCGCGGCGCTCGCCTTCTCGGGCATGTCCCGATTCTGCCAGACCGGTCTGTCCGACGGATCAGATCGCCGTCCGGCCGCCGTCGACCGCGATCGTGGCGGCGGTGACGTAGGCGGCGCCCGGCGAGGCCAGGAACGCGATCACCTCGGCGATCTCCTCCGGCTCGGCGCCGCGGTCGAGCAGCGTGGTCGCGCCGAGGGCGGTGATCAGCTCCGGGTTCGCGCCGTCCGTGTGGACGGGACCCGGCGCCACCGCGTTGACCCGGACCCCGTTCGGGCTGAACTCGGCGGCCCAGGACCGGGTCAGCGAGGAGAGCGCCGCCTTCGTCGCCCCGTACGCGGTTGGGCCCCTCTCCGCGAGGGCGATCGCCGTGGCCCGGCCGATTCCGGCGGTCGCGCCCGTGACGAGGGCGGTGGGAAGGGTGTCGCGGTGCGGTGCGGTCATGACCCACCCAACTGAGTAGACCGGTCTGTTCAAGACTAGAACTATCGACAGATCCGTCTGCTGGCGTCAACCGCTCGGCCGGGCGACCCGCGTCGTCCGGAGGAAGAACCGGCGGCCACGGCGGATTGCACCGGGTGTGGACATCGATCTGAGTGGACGTAGGGCGTTGGTGACGGGCTCGACGCAGGGCATCGGGCGCGCGATCGCGACTCGGCTCGCGCAGGCGGGCGCCGAGGTGGTCGTCAACGGCAGAACCGCGGAACGGGTCGACGAGGCGGTCGCGCGGATCGCCGAGGAGGTGCCGGACGCGCGGCTACGGGGAATCGCGGCCGACGTCGCGGACGACCGGGGAGCGGCGGGGCTGACCGCCGAACTCCCGGACGTCGACGTGTTGGTGAACAACCTCGGGATCTTCGGCGCCGCCCCCGTCCTGGAGATCGACGACGCCGAGTGGCGCCGCTACTTCGACGTCAACGTGCTCGCCGGGATCCGGCTGACCAGGGCGTACCTGCCCGGCATGATGGAACGCGGGTTCGGCCGGGTGCTGTCGATCTCCAGCGACTCGGCGGTGGCGACGCCGGTGGAGATGGTGCACTACGGGGTCACGAAGACCGCGCAGCTCGCGGTGACGCGCGGGTTCGCCAAGGCCGCGGCGGGCACCGGGGTGACGGTGAACTCCGTGCTGGCGGGGCCGACCCATACCGAGGGCGTCGAGGGTTTTGTTGCGGAGCTCGTCGGGGACGAGCTGCCCTGGGACGAGGCGCAGCGGCGGTTCATGCGCGAGCACCGGCCGCAGTCGCTGCTGCAGCGGCTGATCGAGCCGGTGGAGATCGCGAACATGGTCGTGTACCTCAGCTCGGACCTCGCCTCGGCGACGACCGGCGGTGCGGTGCGCGTCGACGGCGGGTACGTGGACTCGATCCTGCCGTGAGGGTTCAGCCGCCGCCCATGCGGCTCCGGACGGCGCGGGCGGTGCGCTGCACCTCGGCGACGATCGCCCCCCGGTCCTCCTCCGCCTCGCAGGGGTAGGTCACCGCGACGCTCGCCACTGGCAGCCCCAGGTGGTCCGGCACCGCGACCGCGACGGACGCGAAACCTGGTGTGACCTCGCCGTTCTCGGTCGCGAACCCGTCGCGGCGGACCTCGACGAGCAGCCGGCGAAGCGCCGTCGGGGAGCGGGGCCCGGCGTCGTGCCGCACCACGAACGCGTCCGGTGTCGGGTAGAGCGCGCGGACCTGGGCCGCGGGCAGCCCGGCGAGCATGGCCCGGCCGCTCGCGGTGAGGCTGGCCGGCAACCGGACGTCGACGTCCGTCACCAGCGGCGGCCGGCCCGGCGCGCGTTCCTCGATGAGGTACACGACGTCCCGTCCGTGCAGCACCCCGAGGTGCGCGGTGTGCCCCACCCGGTCCACGAGCCGGGCCAGCGGGATCCGGGCGAGGCGCTGCAGCGGGGCCTGCCGCAGGTACCCGGTGCCGAGCTCGTGGGCCGAGAGGCCCAGCGCGTAGCGCCGCTCGTCCTCCAGATGCACGACGAACGCCTCCTCGGCCAGCGTCGTGAGCAGCTGGTAGGTCGTGGAGCGGGGGATCCCGAGGTCCCGGGCGATCGCCGCGGCGGGCACGGGCCCGGCCTGGCGCGCGAGATGGCGCAGGATCGCCAGGGTCTGAGCGGCGGCCGGAACGCGGGACACCCCGTGATCTAAGCGAACTGTCCGGGATGTCGGACGGCGATCGCCGGATCGCCTGGTGTGACGGTTCCGACGGGTGTTGGGTTCTCGACGTGCTGTCGACCCTCACCGCAACCGTCACCGTCGGATCCGGCCCGCTGACCCGGGAGGAGGTCGTCGCCGTCGCCCGGGGCGGGGCGGCGCTCGCCGTCGACCCGGAGTGCGAGGCCGCGGTCCGGCAGACGCGACGGGTGATCGAGGCGCTCGCGGCCGACGTCGTGCCGCACTACGGCGTCTCGACCGGCTTCGGCGCGCTGGCGACCCGACACATCCCCGTCGACCGGCGCGGCGACCTGCAACGCAACCTCGTCCGCTCGCACGCCGCCGGCTCCGGGCCGGAGGTGGAGGGCGAGGTCGTCCGGGCGCTCATGCTGCTGCGGCTGTCCACGATGTTGACCGCGCGCACCGGTGTCCGGCTGGAGACCGCGCAGGCCTACGCGGCGCTGATCGACGCCGGGATCACCCCGCTCGTCCGCGAGTACGGCTCGCTCGGCTGCTCCGGGGACCTGGCCCCGCTCGCGCACTGCGCGCTCGCGGTGATGGGGGAGGGCGAGGTCCGCGACGCCGACGGCCGTCTGCTCCCCGCCGCCGAGGCCCTCGCGGCCGCCGGGCTCGCGCCGATCACGCTGCGGGAGAAGGAGGGCCTCGCGCTGATCAACGGCACGGACGGCATGCTCGGCATGCTGGTGCTCGCCTGCCACGACCTCCGACTCCTGGTGGCCACGGCCGACGTCGCCGCGGCGATGAGCGTCGAGGCCCTGCTCGGGACGGACGCCGCGTTCGCCGAGGACCTGGTCGCGCTGCGCCCGCATCCCGGGCAGCAGGCGAGCGCGGCCAACCTGCGCGCCCTGCTCGTCGGGTCGTCGATCATGGCGAGCCACCGCGGGCCGGAGTGCACCCGCGTGCAGGACGCGTACTCGTTGCGCTGCGCACCCCAGGTGCACGGGGCCGTGCGGGACACCCTGGCGCACGCCGAGGCCGTCGCGGACCGCGAGCTCGCCGCAGCGATCGACAACCCGGTCGTCACGGTCGACGGGCGGGTGGAGAGCAACGGGAACTTCCACGGCGCGCCCCTCGGGTACGTGCTGGACTTCCTGGCGATCGCGGTCGCGGACCTGGCGTCGGTGAGCGAGCGGCGGACCGACCGGTTCCTCGACGTCGCCCGCAACCACGGCCTGCCCGCCTTCCTGGCCCACGACGCCGGCGTCGACTCCGGCCACATGATCGCCCAGTACACGCAGGCCGGGATCGTGTCCGAGCTCAAGCGGCTCGCGGTTCCCGCCTCCGTGGACTCGATCCCGTCGAGCGCGATGCAGGAGGACCACGTCTCGATGGGCTGGGCGGCCGCGCGCAAGCTGCGGACCGCCGTCGACGGGCTGCGCCGCGTCGTCGCGATCGAGCTGCTCACCGCCGCGCGAGCGCTGGACCTGCGCGCCCCGCTCGCTCCCGCCCCGGCCACCGCCGCGGTGCGGGACCTGCTGCGCGAGACCGTCCCGGGTCCCGGTCCGGACCGCTACCTCGCGCCCGAGATCTCCTCCGCCGTCGCCGCCGTGGCGAACGGCTCCGTCCTGTCCGCCGCCGAGACGATCACCGGAGTTCTGCGCTGACGCGCTCGTGCGCGGATCTCGTTGCCAGGGCGACGATTTCCGCGCACGGGCCTCCCAAGGAGGCAATCACCATGAACGGCGCCCGTCCGGTCCGCGCCCCGCGCGGCACCACCCTCACGGCCCGCAGCTGGCAGACCGAGGCCCCGCTGCGGATGCTGATGAACAACCTCGACCCCGAGGTCGCCGAGCGGCCGGACGACCTCGTCGTCTACGGCGGGACGGGGCGCGCGGCCCGGGACTGGCGGTCCTACGACGCGCTGGTCCGGACCCTGACCACGCTGGCGGGCGACGAGACGATGCTCGTCCAGTCCGGTCGTCCGGTCGGGGTGATGCGGACCCACGAGTGGGCGCCGCGGGTGCTGATCGCGAACTCGAACCTGGTGGGGGACTGGGCGAGCTGGCCCGAGTTCCGAAGGCTCGAGCAGCTCGGTCTGACCATGTACGGCCAGATGACGGCCGGCTCGTGGATCTACATCGGCACCCAGGGGATCCTGCAGGGCACCTACGAGACCTTCGCCTCGGTGGCGGAGAAGAGGTTCGGCGGCACCCTCGCCGGCACGCTGACCGTCACCGGCGGCTGCGGCGGGATGGGCGGCGCGCAGCCCCTGGCGGTGACGCTCAACGGCGGGGTCTGCCTGGTCGTCGACGTCGACGAGGCGCGGTTGCGTCGCCGGATCGAGCACCGCTACCTGGACCGGCTCGCGGGCTCGCTCGACGACGCGGTGCGTCTGTGTGCGCAGAGCAGATCCGCGGGGGAGGCGCTCTCCGTCGGGCTCGTCGGGAACTGCGCGTCCGTGCTGCCCGAACTGCTGCGGCGCGGGGTGGAGGCCGACGTCGTCACGGACCAGACCTCGGCGCACGATCCGCTCTCCTACCTGCCGGACGGCGTGGCCGTGGACGAGTGGGCGGACTACGCCCGGACCAAGCCCGAGGAGTTCACGGACCGTGCGCGGGAGTCGATGGCCCGGCACGTCGAGGCGATGGTCGGGTTCGCGGACGCGGGCGCCGAGGTCTTCGACTACGGCAACTCGATCCGGGACGAGGCCCGGCGCGGCGGGTTCGAGAACGCGTTCTCGTTCCCCGGGTTCGTGCCCGCCTACATCCGGCCGCTGTTCTGCGAGGGCAAGGGCCCGTTCCGCTGGGCCGCCCTCTCCGGGGACCCGAAGGACATCCGGGCGACGGACGACGCCGTCCTGGCGCTGTTCCCGGACCACGACCGGCTGCACCGCTGGATCCGGGCCGCCCAGGAGCGCGTCGCGTTCCAGGGGCTGCCCGCCCGGATCTGCTGGCTCGGCCAGGGCGAGCGGGACGTCGCGGGCGTGCGGTTCAACGAGATGGTCGCCTCGGGCGGGATCAGCGCGCCGATCGTGATCGGCCGGGACCACCTGGACACCGGCTCCGTCGCCTCGCCGTACCGGGAGACCGAGTCGATGCTCGACGGCTCGGACGCGATCGCGGACTGGCCGTTGCTGAACGCGCTGGTCAACACCGCGTCCGGGGCGACCTGGGTGTCGATCCACCACGGCGGCGGGGTCGGCATCGGCCGGTCGATCCACGCCGGGCAGGTGACCGTCGCGGACGGGACGGAGCTCGCCGCGGCCAAGATCGAGCGAGTGCTCTCCAACGACCCGGCCATGGGCGTGATCCGGCACGTCGACGCCGGCTACGACACCGCCGGAGCAACAGCGAGGACCGCCGGCATCCGCATCCCCCTGGACGAGGCATGACGCGGGGGTTCGACTCGCTCTGGGAGGCGTTGGCGCCCGTCGGGAGGGACGGGCGGTCCGGCGGGTACCGGCGGTTCGCCTGGACGGCGGAGGACTCCCTGCTGCGGGAGTGGTTCGCGGGCGAGGCGGCGGCGCGGGGGCTCGACCTCGTCACCGACCGATGCGGCAACCAGTGGGCCTGGTGGGGGGACCCGGACGTCGACGGGCCGGGCGTCGTCCTCGGCTCGCACCTGGACTCGGTGCCGCACGGGGGCGCGTTCGACGGCCCGCTCGGCGTCGTGTCCGCGTTCGCGGCCCTCGACGGGCTGCGGGCCCGCGGGGTCGTGCCGGGCCGGCCGATCGCCGTCGCGCACTTCGCGGACGAGGAGGGCGCCCGGTTCGGCGTTGCCTGCGCGGGATCGCGGCTCCTCACCGGCCTGCTCGACCCGGAGCGTGCCCGCGCACTGACCGGCGCCGACGGCGTCTCGATGGCCGAGGCGATGACCCGGGCCGGACACGATCCGGCCTGGATCGGCCGGGACACCGAGACCCTGCGCCGGATCGGGACCTACGTCGAGCTGCACGTGGAGCAGGGCCGCGGGCTCGTCGACCTGGACCGGCCGGTCGCCGTCGGCTGCGCGATCTGGCCGCACGGCCGCTGGCGGGTCACCCTGCCCGGGCGCGCGGACCACGCGGGGACGACGCGGCTCGCCGACCGGGACGATCCGATGCTCGCGCTCGCCGACGTCATCCAGCGGATCCGGGCGGCGGCCGAGCGGCACGATGCCGTGGCGACCTGCGGGAAGGTCACGGTGGAACCGAACGCGGTCAACGCGATCCCGTCGCAGGTCACGGCGTGGCTCGACGCCCGGGGCGCGGACGAGTCCCGGGTGATGGCAGTGGTGTCGGACGTGATCGCCGCCGCCCGGGAGCACGGCGGGACGGTGGCGAAGGAGTCCTGGACGCGGGCGACGACGTTCGATGCGGCCCTCGCGGCCCGCCTCGCGTCCCTGGTGGGAGACGCCCCGGTCCTCCCGACCGGCGCGGGCCACGATGCCGGGATCCTCGCGTCCGTCGGCATCCCGGCGGCGATGCTCTACGTCCGGAACCCGACCGGGATCTCCCACGCCCCGGAGGAGCACGCGGACCCGGAGGACTGCCACCAGGGCGTCGAGGCCCTGACCACGGTGGCGGAGCACCTCATCCGATGACCGCACCCCGGCGCGACAACCCCGATCCCGGGCTCCCGACATCGCGTCGTGGCTCCCTGACGCGGTTCTGGGGCCGGCACGCGCAGCTGCCCGGCGGGACGACGCGAGACGTGCTGGTGTCGGTGGCGGACGGCGTGATCGTCTCGGTCGAGGCCGGGGTTCCGGCCGGGAGCGCCTTCGTGCTGCCCGGGGTGCTGCTGCCCGGCTTCGTCAACGCCCACAGCCACGCCTTCCACCGGGCGCTGCGCGGGCGGACGCACGACCGCGGCGGGACGTTCTGGACCTGGCGGGAACGGATGTACGCGGTCGCGCAGCGCCTCGACCCGGACTCCTACCTGGCGCTGGCCCGCGCCGTCTACGCCGAGATGGCGCTCGCGGGCGTCACGTCGGTGGGGGAGTTCCACTACCTGCATCACGGCCCCGGCGGGGTGCCGTACGCGGAC is a window of Pseudonocardia sp. T1-2H DNA encoding:
- a CDS encoding beta-class carbonic anhydrase — encoded protein: MSVTDELLANNARYTETFAGPLPLPPSKHVAVVACMDARLNVYGILGLAEGEAHVIRNAGGVVTDDEIRSLAISQRLLGTEEIILIHHTDCGMLTFTDDEFKKSIQDETGIKPGWAAESFPDLDADVRQSIARIRANPFVPKTDSIRGFVFDVATGKLNEVV
- a CDS encoding TetR/AcrR family transcriptional regulator → MPEKASAARPSRASARERLLAAASELFYAEGVTSVGIDRVIEKAGVAKATLYNAFGSKDELVRAYLQARHAATRERMTRELAARYATPAERLVGVFEVQGLSFTDPAFRGCAFVSASAEARPGGAVEEESGTYRTWVHELFHDLAVEAGAKDPKALARQLVLLYDGAGIGAWLDRDPSAEDAAKAVAATLVRAATAP
- a CDS encoding SDR family NAD(P)-dependent oxidoreductase codes for the protein MTAPHRDTLPTALVTGATAGIGRATAIALAERGPTAYGATKAALSSLTRSWAAEFSPNGVRVNAVAPGPVHTDGANPELITALGATTLLDRGAEPEEIAEVIAFLASPGAAYVTAATIAVDGGRTAI
- a CDS encoding SDR family NAD(P)-dependent oxidoreductase, translated to MDIDLSGRRALVTGSTQGIGRAIATRLAQAGAEVVVNGRTAERVDEAVARIAEEVPDARLRGIAADVADDRGAAGLTAELPDVDVLVNNLGIFGAAPVLEIDDAEWRRYFDVNVLAGIRLTRAYLPGMMERGFGRVLSISSDSAVATPVEMVHYGVTKTAQLAVTRGFAKAAAGTGVTVNSVLAGPTHTEGVEGFVAELVGDELPWDEAQRRFMREHRPQSLLQRLIEPVEIANMVVYLSSDLASATTGGAVRVDGGYVDSILP
- a CDS encoding IclR family transcriptional regulator, whose amino-acid sequence is MSRVPAAAQTLAILRHLARQAGPVPAAAIARDLGIPRSTTYQLLTTLAEEAFVVHLEDERRYALGLSAHELGTGYLRQAPLQRLARIPLARLVDRVGHTAHLGVLHGRDVVYLIEERAPGRPPLVTDVDVRLPASLTASGRAMLAGLPAAQVRALYPTPDAFVVRHDAGPRSPTALRRLLVEVRRDGFATENGEVTPGFASVAVAVPDHLGLPVASVAVTYPCEAEEDRGAIVAEVQRTARAVRSRMGGG
- the hutH gene encoding histidine ammonia-lyase; this translates as MLSTLTATVTVGSGPLTREEVVAVARGGAALAVDPECEAAVRQTRRVIEALAADVVPHYGVSTGFGALATRHIPVDRRGDLQRNLVRSHAAGSGPEVEGEVVRALMLLRLSTMLTARTGVRLETAQAYAALIDAGITPLVREYGSLGCSGDLAPLAHCALAVMGEGEVRDADGRLLPAAEALAAAGLAPITLREKEGLALINGTDGMLGMLVLACHDLRLLVATADVAAAMSVEALLGTDAAFAEDLVALRPHPGQQASAANLRALLVGSSIMASHRGPECTRVQDAYSLRCAPQVHGAVRDTLAHAEAVADRELAAAIDNPVVTVDGRVESNGNFHGAPLGYVLDFLAIAVADLASVSERRTDRFLDVARNHGLPAFLAHDAGVDSGHMIAQYTQAGIVSELKRLAVPASVDSIPSSAMQEDHVSMGWAAARKLRTAVDGLRRVVAIELLTAARALDLRAPLAPAPATAAVRDLLRETVPGPGPDRYLAPEISSAVAAVANGSVLSAAETITGVLR
- the hutU gene encoding urocanate hydratase encodes the protein MNGARPVRAPRGTTLTARSWQTEAPLRMLMNNLDPEVAERPDDLVVYGGTGRAARDWRSYDALVRTLTTLAGDETMLVQSGRPVGVMRTHEWAPRVLIANSNLVGDWASWPEFRRLEQLGLTMYGQMTAGSWIYIGTQGILQGTYETFASVAEKRFGGTLAGTLTVTGGCGGMGGAQPLAVTLNGGVCLVVDVDEARLRRRIEHRYLDRLAGSLDDAVRLCAQSRSAGEALSVGLVGNCASVLPELLRRGVEADVVTDQTSAHDPLSYLPDGVAVDEWADYARTKPEEFTDRARESMARHVEAMVGFADAGAEVFDYGNSIRDEARRGGFENAFSFPGFVPAYIRPLFCEGKGPFRWAALSGDPKDIRATDDAVLALFPDHDRLHRWIRAAQERVAFQGLPARICWLGQGERDVAGVRFNEMVASGGISAPIVIGRDHLDTGSVASPYRETESMLDGSDAIADWPLLNALVNTASGATWVSIHHGGGVGIGRSIHAGQVTVADGTELAAAKIERVLSNDPAMGVIRHVDAGYDTAGATARTAGIRIPLDEA
- a CDS encoding allantoate amidohydrolase, whose amino-acid sequence is MTRGFDSLWEALAPVGRDGRSGGYRRFAWTAEDSLLREWFAGEAAARGLDLVTDRCGNQWAWWGDPDVDGPGVVLGSHLDSVPHGGAFDGPLGVVSAFAALDGLRARGVVPGRPIAVAHFADEEGARFGVACAGSRLLTGLLDPERARALTGADGVSMAEAMTRAGHDPAWIGRDTETLRRIGTYVELHVEQGRGLVDLDRPVAVGCAIWPHGRWRVTLPGRADHAGTTRLADRDDPMLALADVIQRIRAAAERHDAVATCGKVTVEPNAVNAIPSQVTAWLDARGADESRVMAVVSDVIAAAREHGGTVAKESWTRATTFDAALAARLASLVGDAPVLPTGAGHDAGILASVGIPAAMLYVRNPTGISHAPEEHADPEDCHQGVEALTTVAEHLIR